The following proteins are co-located in the Nerophis ophidion isolate RoL-2023_Sa linkage group LG04, RoL_Noph_v1.0, whole genome shotgun sequence genome:
- the LOC133550465 gene encoding class I histocompatibility antigen, F10 alpha chain-like — protein MKQNNKKSSCCCFLLSVIHTLQYFCTASSQVPNFPEYVSVGYVDGVQISHYDSNSRKAEAKQDWMNKITAEDPKYWQRQTEIGVDNELRDKHNLEVLKKRFNQTGGVHIFQRMTGCEWNDETDEVKGWYQQGYDGEDFISLDMKTWTFTAAKQQAFPDKLNWDKDKHLLEYQKFYYTEYCPSYLKKHVNNGKEVLMRTELPEVFLLQKTPSSPVSCMATGFYPDGADLFWRKDGEQIFEDVEHGEILPNHDGTFQMSVALKVEVTADVEGKYECVFQLSGVKEDLVTKLERRSILSNASREGLRKEAVPTLPKSSSGNSYRYFAISEPKS, from the exons atgaaacaaaataataaaaagtcatcctgttgttgttttcttctttcagtgattcacacgctgcagtatttctgcactgcgtcctctcaagttccaaacttTCCAGAGTATGTGAGtgttggttatgttgatggagttcagatttctcactatgacagcaacagcaggaaagcagaagccaaacaggactggatgaacaaaatcacagcagaggatccaaaATACTGGCAGAGACAAACAGAGATCGGTGTTGATAATGAGTTGAGGGACAAACACAACCTTGAAGTTCTTAAgaagcgtttcaaccaaactggag gtgttCACATTTTCCAGAGGATGActggatgtgaatggaatgatgagactgatgaagttaaaggttggTATCAGCAaggttatgatggagaagatttcatatcgttggacatgaagacatggacatttactgcagcaaaacaacaagctttccccGACAAACTCAATTGGGACAAGGACAAACATCTACTAGAATACCAGAAGTTTTACTACACTGAGTAttgtccttcttacttgaagaagcatgtgaacaatgggaaggaggtcctaatgagaacag agcttccagaggtgttcctgctccagaagacgccgtcctctccggtcagctgcatggcgacaggtttctaccccgacggtgccgacctgttttggaggaaagacggcgagcagatcttcgaggacgtggagcacggagagatactccccaaccacgacggaaccttccagatgtcggtggcgctgaaagtggaggtgacggccgacgtggagggcaagtacgaatgtgtgtttcagctgtcaggcgtcaaggaggacttggtcaccaagctggagagaagaagcatcctgagcaacgcaagcc gTGAGGGACTTCGTAAAGAAGCAGTTCCCACACTTCCCAAATCGTCCTCCGGAAACTCTTATAGATACTTTGCTATCTCTGAGCCCAAATCATAA